One window of Aspergillus oryzae RIB40 DNA, chromosome 3 genomic DNA carries:
- a CDS encoding uncharacterized protein (predicted protein) produces the protein MLASLLRPKKRRVYAERSPFSSPYTTRDLPWPFLQRGSEEAQYEEIRGNDDADENVDDGEEDESGDEDDGPFESSPLLPIFSASHLDTLPVYDITHTIRALIAARCETTLSWDQLRSPQISQFLVKPIQQQIRAFHFSRATLYALLTNCLQFNKEVHLNPGNSGTSQTRAMVSELLAIKLLREYTTRELIDALSYEFFPLQGQSLPGGSQQPPGWTPTAGNKRLPGVARISCLEVAIRAQAKRFLSHPLVVQQLEAIWAGTIVFHSAADYLHRSPTRVSHSAGPTYGTTVTATTPNPFAGKLSPRSAELRRSVTLYDPRDASLFKLSRLRVPRYRQFLSTLSFAVLLALFLAVLDQRRVHISALEVVFWFWSAGFMLDELVGFNEQGFSLYLMSFWNLFDLGILFLLFCYYCLRLYGAFMPFTRKQAVADQAYDILAANAVLLFPRLFSILDHYRYFSQLLIAFRIMASDLVAVFFLIIIACSGFFVAFTLSFGSGEDRSPGSIARFKAFSSRAPRLVREPSVATYQKDRALEEVFRRPFHGETMEPVREIDQRKTNKIVKNWMQTMGPGPANPPDEQDSDEVSQLEKRPQRPRHFSRRRLTRSLRDFTESNRSVVSNPEDHVTYIASSPATPRAGRDFMASTRRRQLSRHTGMEGDVELTSDGHEDQSNGKSSDDEDTPKDESPGKATPKFYSSRSSTAKVKSRRNSPVRRVKHHSRSYSGATMLYRPLSTTSNGEETEAPTIPVRSRAETPDHADWAARSTSADRWAMRRHSTDGRSRNVTMPISNPMSVPEFGHFLAPGPRYSERGPDPILHGLGSDIGDNKAIASGFVGGAPSSLTTQMAYATGGMRRPDSSHSSQDILSKLVLARMNNIEEGFREVIREMKDLRREGTSRSQSGPDESKGNQREKKRTEKKGKKPNPRSRRSKTGSEEQSLLLLSDADTLLYIDPPPQRSCASALPRSSESIPHRIRSQKLLETGSNYFKDLFQPRAQARTISRRGLGGKLTNEIHHRAENQRSHNILALRFGECSSHRVPSRNCLQNRLWSTA, from the exons atgcttgcttctcttcttcgcccaAAGAAACGTCGAGTGTACGCAGAACGCTCTCCATTTTCATCGCCCTATACGACCCGGGATTTGCCATGGCCGTTCCTTCAGCGTGGCTCCGAAGAAGCGCAATATGAGGAGATTCGGGggaatgatgatgctgatgagaacgtcgatgatggtgaagaggatgaaagcgGGGACGAAGACGATGGTCCTTTCGAGTCCAGTCCCCTTCTGCCcatcttctcagcctctcACTTAG ATACGCTTCCCGTTTATGATATCACCCATACGATTCGCGCACTTATCGCAGCTCGTTGCGAGACCACGTTGTCCTGGGACCAGTTGCGGTCGCCCCAGATCTCTCAGTTTCTGGTAAAACCAATCCAGCAACAGATTAGAGCGTTTCACTTTTCTCGGGCTACGCTATATGCCTTGTTAACTAACTGTTTGCAATTCAACAAAGAAGTCCATCTTAACCCCGGCAATAGTGGCACAAGCCAGACCAGGGCCATGGTGAGtgagcttcttgccattAAGTTGTTGAGAGAGTATACCACAAGAGAGTTGATTGATGCTCTCTCCTACGagtttttccctctccaggGCCAGTCGCTGCCCGGGGGCTCCCAACAGCCCCCGGGCTGGACCCCTACCGCAGGGAACAAGCGGCTGCCTGGGGTAGCCCGCATTTCGTGCCTCGAGGTAGCGATCCGCGCCCAGGCGAAGCGGTTCCTGTCCCACCCGCTTGTCGTACAACAGCTGGAGGCAATTTGGGCGGGCACAATCGTTTTCCATTCGGCTGCAGACTATCTCCACCGCTCACCGACACGAGTCAGTCACAGCGCAGGGCCGACGTATGGTACTACCGTCACCGCTACCACACCCAACCCGTTTGCCGGCAAGTTAAGCCCCAGATCGGCTGAGCTGCGCCGCTCAGTCACCCTATATGACCCGAGAGATGCCTCCCTGTTCAAACTCTCTAGGTTGAGGGTTCCTCGCTATAGGCAGTTTCTCTCGACGCTGTCGTTTGCGGTATTACTGGCATTGTTCCTCGCAGTTCTAGACCAGCGGCGTGTGCATATTAGCGCCCTTGAGGTTgtcttctggttctggaGCGCAGGCTTCAtgcttgatgagcttgttggtTTTAACGAACAGGGCTTCAGTTTGTATCTCATGAGCTTCTGGAACTTATTCGACCTCGGTatattgtttcttcttttctgctaCTATTGCTTGCGGCTGTATGGTGCCTTCATGCCGTTCACCCGTAAGCAAGCAGTCGCCGATCAGGCGTATGATATCCTGGCTGCAAACGCTGTTCTCCTCTTCCCTCGACTGTTCTCGATCCTGGACCACTACCGCTACTTCTCACAGCTGCTTATCGCGTTCAGGATCATGGCTTCCGATCTGGTAGCCGTATTTTTCTTGATTATAATTGCATGCAGTGGCTTCTTTGTCGCTTTTACCTTGTCATTCGGCAGTGGCGAAGATCGTTCGCCTGGATCAATAGC TCGCTTCAAGGCTTTCAGTTCTAGGGCTCCTCGACTTGTTCGGGAGCCCTCTGTGGCAACTTACCAAAAGGATCGTGCGTTGGAAGAGGTGTTTCGACGGCCGTTCCACGGAGAGACCATGGAACCTGTAAGGGAGATCGATCAAAGAAAGACCAACAAAATCGTCAAAAATTGGATGCAAACCATGGGTCCTGGTCCGGCCAATCCTCCCGATGAGCAGGACTCGGACGAAGTCAGCCAGCTCGAAAAAAGACCGCAAAGGCCACGGCACTTTTCCCGCAGAAGGCTCACCCGAAGTTTACGAGACTTTACCGAATCAAACCGCTCCGTTGTGTCAAATCCCGAAGACCACGTCACTTATATTGCATCCTCGCCAGCCACTCCCCGTGCTGGAAGGGATTTCATGGCGTCGACGCGAAGACGACAGCTTTCGCGACATACAGGCATGGAAGGGGATGTTGAGCTCACAAGCGACGGGCATGAAGATCAGTCGAATGGAAAAAGctctgatgatgaagataccCCCAAAGATGAAAGTCCTGGTAAAGCAACGCCGAAGTTTTACAGCTCTCGGTCATCGACAGCGAAAGTCAAGTCGCGGAGAAATAGTCCAGTCCGGCGTGTTAAGCATCATTCCCGGAGTTACTCGGGCGCTACCATGCTATACAGGCCCTTATCCACAACGAGCAATGGTGAAGAGACTGAAGCACCAACGATCCCTGTTAGATCCAGAGCAGAGACACCGGATCACGCGGATTGGGCGGCTAGGTCTACTTCTGCTGACCGATGGGCAATGAGAAGGCACAGTACTGACGGTCGGAGTCGAAATGTTACTATGCCCATTTCGAATCCCATGTCTGTGCCGGAGTTCGGTCACTTTTTGGCTCCTGGTCCGCGATATAGTGAGCGGGGGCCAGACCCCATTCTCCATGGCCTAGGGTCTGATATTGGAGACAACAAGGCGATCGCGAGTGGCTTTGTTGGAGGCGCTCCTTCAAGTTTGACAACCCAGATGGCATATGCGACGGGTGGTATGCGCCGACCAGATAGCTCTCACAGTAGCCAGGATATTCTCAGTAAGCTCGTCCTTGCTCGCATGAACAATATCGAGGAAGGGTTCCGCGAAGTGAtcagagagatgaaagatcTCCGGCGTGAAGGCACGAGTCGAAGTCAGAGTGGACCTGATGAGTCGAAAGGAAATCAGcgcgagaagaagcgcacagagaagaaggggaagaagccAAATCCTAGGTCACGAAGAAGCAAGACCGGCAGTGAAGAGCAGTC ATTACTTCTCCTTAGTGATGCAGACACACTGCTGTATATTGATCCTCCCCCGCAGAGATCATGCGCCTCAGCCTTGCCACGCTCATCTGAATCAATTCCCCACCGTATCCGTAGCCAAAAACTTCTGGAGACTGGCTCTAATTATTTCAAGGACCTCTTCCAGCCAAGGGCTCAAGCTCGGACCATCAGTCGCCGCGGACTCGGAGGCAAGCTCACGAATGAGATTCA CCACCGTGCCGAAAATCAGCGATCTCATAATATCCTGGCTCTACGATTCGGAGAATGCTCGTCTCATAGAGTACCATCCCGAAATTGCTTACAAAATCGGCTGTGGAGTACAGCGTGA
- a CDS encoding synaptobrevin family protein (synaptobrevin/VAMP-like protein) produces the protein MASSSKPPSFLLYTCIAHRTTILAEHSSPGTSSTSASSLASIILPKITHEKSQKLTYTHERLFVHYIADSPTGASDDSSFRQEPNSYAPLSYIVVATAEQGRRIPFAFLLEMKRKFLSTYPPSSTDFAALPAYGCAAFNNELRSLLQTYNTAPPSDSLASARREIDSVRDIMTENIERVLERGERIDLLVDKTDRLGGSAHDFRIRSRGLRRRMWWKNIKLMVLLGVVIVFLLYLFIGVGCGLPAWGKCVGHSE, from the exons ATggcctcatcctcaaagCCCCCGAGCTTCCTGCTCTA TACTTGCATAGCCCACCGCACCACAATTCTTGCAGAGCACTCATCCCCCGGaacctcctcaacctccgcctcctccctCGCCTCCATAATACTCCCCAAAATCACGCACGAGAAATCACAAAAGCTCACCTACACCCATGAACGCCTCTTCGTGCACTACATCGCCGACTCGCCCACAGGAGCAAGCGACGATTCCAGCTTCCGCCAGGAACCCAACTCCTACGCTCCGCTAAGCTACATCGTGGTTGCGACCGCTGAACAAGGCCGTCGCATTCCATTCGCCTTTCTCCTGGAAATGAAACGCAAATTCCTATCCACCTACCCACCCTCCAGCACTGATTTCGCCGCCCTACCGGCCTACGGCTGCGCCGCATTCAACAATGAGCTCCGCTCCCTGCTCCAGACGTATAATACCGCCCCGCCGTCGGACTCGCTCGCCTCAGCCCGCAGAGAAATCGATAGTGTGAGAGATATCATgacggagaatatcgagCGGGTGCTGGAGCGTGGGGAGAGGATTGATCTGCTTGTTGATAAGACAGATCGGTTGGGTGGGAGTGCGCACGATTTTCGCATTCGGAGTCGGGGCTTAAGGAGGcggatgtggtggaagaatATTAAGTTGATGGTGCTTTTGGGGGTGGTGATTGTTTTCCTACTGTATCTGTTCATTGGGGTGGGATGTGGACTGCCGGCTTGGGGGAAATGTGTCGGTCAtagtgagtga
- a CDS encoding bifunctional carbamoylphosphate synthetase/aspartate transcarbamylase (multifunctional pyrimidine synthesis protein CAD (includes carbamoyl-phophate synthetase, aspartate transcarbamylase, and glutamine amidotransferase)), which translates to MDLTSGAVIPPASSRVRGGSGKLFALELEDGTVYQGYSFGAEKSVAGELVFQTGMVGYPESVTDPSYRGQILVVTFPLVGNYGVPSRETMDELLKTLPKYFESTEIHIAALVVATYAGEDYSHFLAESSLGQWLKEQGVPAMHGVDTRALTKRIRQKGSMLGRMLLQKSDETLEEAPVDKDSWRSYFEQTEWVDPNKKNLVSEVSIREPRLFSPPEDVALKHPSGRPVRVLCLDVGLKFNQLRCLLARGVEVLVVPWDYDFPTLAGKDYDGLFVSNGPGDPATLTTTVNNLSKTLKEARTPVFGICLGHQLIARSVGAQTLKMKFGNRGHNIPCTSMVTGKCHITSQNHGYAVDSTSLPEDWEELFVNANDGSNEGIRHTSRPFFSVQFHPESTPGPRDTEYLFDVFINSIKDTLTSPEAINNPVTFPGGTMEENIKASPRVSVKKVLILGSGGLSIGQAGEFDYSGSQAIKALKEEGIYTVLINPNIATIQTSKGLADKVYFLPVNADFVRKVIKHERPDAIYVTFGGQTALQVGIQLKDEFESLGVKVLGTPIDTIITTEDRELFARSMDSINEKCAKSASASNLEEALRVVEDIKFPVIVRAAYALGGLGSGFANNMEELKDLCTKAFAASPQVLIEKSMKGWKEIEYEVVRDARDNCITVCNMENFDPLGIHTGDSIVVAPSQTLSDEDYNMLRTTAVNVIRHLGVVGECNIQYALNPFSKEYCIIEVNARLSRSSALASKATGYPLAFIAAKLGLGIPLNEIKNSVTKVTCACFEPSLDYCVVKIPRWDLKKFTRVSTQLGSSMKSVGEVMSIGRTFEEAIQKAIRSVDFHNLGFNETSALMSIKGELQTPSDQRLFAIANAMAAGYSVDDIWKLTQIDKWFLSRLKGLSDFSKLMSTHNATTVPRPLIRQAKQLGFSDRQLAKFLSSNELAIRRMRVEAGIIPIVKQIDTVAAEFPSVTNYLYLTYNASEHDVAFDDKGIMVLGSGVYRIGSSVEFDWCSVRTIRTLREQGYKTVMVNYNPETVSTDYDEADRLYFENINLETVLDIYQLESSSGVIMSMGGQTPNNIALPLHRLNVRILGTSPEMIDGAENRYKFSRMLDRIGVDQPAWKELTSIEEATGFCDKVGYPVLVRPSYVLSGAAMNTVYSEHDLASYLNQAAEVSREHPVVITKYIENAKEIEMDAVALNGTMVGHFISEHVENAGVHSGDATLILPPQDLDPETVRRIEEATRKIGNALNVTGPYNIQFIAKDNDIKVIECNVRASRSFPFVSKVMGVDLIEMATKAMLGVPFQEYPPVSVPKDYVGVKVPQFSFSRLSGADPVLGVEMASTGEVASFGRDKYEAYLKALLSTGFRLPKRNVLFSIGSYKEKLEMLPSIRKLHQIGFNLFATSGTADFLKENGVPVKYLEILPGQEDELKSEYSLTQHLSNNLIDLYINLPSSNRFRRPANYMSKGYRTRRMAVDYQTPLVTNVKNAKILIEAIARHYDLAVQTIDYQTSHRTVTLPGLINVAAFVPGLMTPGSKDFEPVGELGPPLYPTVSQTSSPLHEMLSRSTFRQKHVLSVGQFTRADLHLLFTVAQEMRLGVQRQGVLDVLKGRVLCTLFYEPSTRTSASFDAAMQRLGGRTIAISTEHSSTKKGETLQDTLRTLGCYGDAVVLRHPDPASTEVAAKFSPVPVINGGNGSVEHPTQAFLDLFTIREELGTVTGLTITFTGDLRYGRTVHSLIKLLQFYDVRVQLVAPKDLSLPEEVRQQVIASGQLVVESEELTPEIVARSDVLYSTRVQKERFADLEQYERLKNSFVIDNALLKHAKSHMVVMHPLPRNAEIAEEVDFDQRAAYFRQMRYGLYCRMALLALILAP; encoded by the exons ATGGATCTCACCAGTGGCGCTGTGATCCCCCCCGCCTCGTCTCGAGTACGTGGCGGCAGCGGGAAGCTGTTCGCTCTCGAGCTCGAGGATGGCACTGTCTACCAGGGTTACAGCTTTGGCGCTGAGAAGAGCGTGGCAGGAGAGCTGGTTTTCCAGACTGGCATGGTAGGTTACCCGGAGTCAGTGACTGACCCCTCCTATCGTGGCCAGATCCTGGTCGTCACTTTCCCCTTGGTGGGCAACTATGGTGTTCCCTCTCGGGAGACCATGGACGAGTTGTTGAAGACATTACCAAAATACTTTGAGTCTACTGAGATTCACATTGCGGCACTCGTCGTTGCCACCTACGCCGGAGAGGACTACTCACACTTCCTTGCTGAGTCCTCCCTAGGACAATGGCTCAAGGAACAGGGTGTTCCTGCCATGCACGGAGTCGACACCCGTGCTCTGACAAAGCGCATCCGTCAGAAGGGTAGCATGCTTGGCCGCATGCTGCTCCAGAAGTCCGATGAAACATTGGAGGAGGCTCCAGTGGACAAGGACAGCTGGAGGTCGTACTTCGAGCAGACTGAGTGGGTTGACCCGAATAAGAAGAACCTCGTGAGCGAAG TCTCCATTCGGGAACCACgtcttttctcccctcctGAGGATGTTGCTCTCAAACATCCTTCTGGTCGTCCGGTTCGCGTTCTGTGCTTGGACGTTGGTCTGAAATTCAACCAGCTGCGCTGCCTGCTTGCTCGGGGCGTTGAAGTCTTGGTCGTCCCTTGGGACTATGACTTCCCCACCCTTGCCGGCAAGGACTACGATGgtctctttgtctccaaCGGTCCTGGTGACCCTGCCACACTGACCACTACGGTTAACAACCTGTCAAAGACCCTCAAGGAGGCACGGACACCTGTGTTCGGTATCTGTCTGGGTCATCAGTTGATTGCCCGCTCTGTCGGTGCTCAGaccttgaagatgaagttcgGTAACCGTGGTCACAATATCCCTTGCACGAGCATGGTGACCGGCAAGTGTCACATCACCTCTCAGAACCACGGTTATGCCGTCGATTCCACAAGCCTCCCCGAGGACTGGGAGGAGCTGTTTGTGAATGCCAATGATGGCAGTAACGAAGGTATCCGGCACACCAGCCGTCCGTTCTTCAGTGTCCAGTTCCACCCCGAGAGCACTCCTGGTCCTAGGGATACCGAGTATCTCTTCGATGTGttcatcaacagcatcaagGATACTCTGACATCCCCAGAAGCTATCAACAACCCCGTTACCTTCCCAGGTGGTACCATGGAAGAGAACATCAAAGCCTCTCCTCGTGTCTCCGTCAAGAAGGTTTTGATTTTGGGAAGCGGTGGTCTTAGCATTGGTCAAGCTGGAGAATTCGATTACTCCGGAAGTCAGGCTATCAAGGccttgaaggaagagggaatcTACACTGTCCTGATTAACCCGAACATTGCCACCATTCAGACCTCCAAGGGATTGGCGGACAAGGTGTATTTCCTTCCTGTGAATGCGGATTTCGTGCGAAAGGTTATCAAGCACGAGCGGCCCGATGCCATCTACGTCACTTTTGGTGGCCAGACCGCGCTGCAAGTCGGTATCCAGCTCAAGGACGAGTTTGAGTCCCTTGGTGTCAAGGTTCTGGGTACACCAATCGATACTATCATCACCACTGAGGATCGTGAGCTCTTTGCTCGTAGCATGGACTCGATTAACGAGAAATGTGCCAAGTCGGCTTCGGCATCCAACCTCGAGGAGGCCCTCCGAGTCGTGGAAGATATCAAATTTCCTGTCATCGTCCGTGCTGCTTACGCTCTCGGAGGTCTCGGCAGTGGTTTCGCCAATAacatggaggagctgaaggaCCTTTGCACAAAGGCGTTTGCCGCCAGTCCCCAGGTCTTGATTGAGAAGAGTATGAAGGGCTGGAAGGAAATCGAGTACGAGGTTGTCCGTGACGCCAGAGACAACTGTATCACCGTTTGTAACATGGAAAACTTCGATCCTCTCGGTATCCATACCGGTGACTCCATTGTTGTTGCACCGTCGCAGACTCTCTCTGATGAGGATTACAACATGCTGCGTACAACCGCTGTCAATGTTATCCGTCATCTTGGCGTTGTTGGAGAGTGCAATATCCAATATGCGCTCAACCCATTCTCGAAGGAGTACTGCATCATTGAAGTGAATGCTCGTCTGTCAAGATCCTCTGCTCTTGCTTCAAAGGCTACTGGTTATCCTCTTGCTTTCATTGCGGCCAAGCTTGGTTTGGGCATTCCTCTAAATGAGATCAAGAACTCTGTTACCAAGGTCACTTGCGCTTGCTTCGAGCCTTCCCTTGACTACTGCGTTGTGAAGATTCCCCGCTGGGATCTTAAGAAGTTCACTCGTGTGTCTACTCAGCTTGGCTCCTCTATGAAGAGTGTTGGTGAAGTCATGAGCATTGGACGAACCTTCGAGGAAGCGATTCAGAAGGCCATTCGTTCCGTTGATTTCCACAATCTTGGTTTCAACGAGACCAGTGCACTTATGTCCATCAAGGGCGAACTGCAAACTCCATCCGATCAACGTTTGTTCGCCATCGCCAATGCAATGGCCGCTGGATATAGCGTCGATGACATCTGGAAATTAACCCAGATCGATAAGTGGTTCCTTAGCAGACTTAAGGGTCTCAGTGACTTTAGCAAGCTTATGTCTACTCATAATGCCACCACTGTTCCCAGACCTCTTATTCGACAGGCCAAGCAGCTGGGTTTCTCCGATCGTCAACTTGCCAAGTTCCTTAGCTCCAACGAGCTAGCCATCCGTCGCATGCGTGTTGAAGCTGGCATTATCCCTATTGTCAAGCAGATTGATACCGTTGCTGCTGAGTTCCCCTCGGTAACGAACTATCTGTATCTTACTTACAATGCCTCTGAGCATGACGTTGCCTTCGACGATAAGGGTATCATGGTCTTGGGATCTGGTGTTTACAGAATTGGTTCCTCCGTCGAGTTCGACTGGTGCTCTGTCCGTACTATCCGTACGCTCCGTGAACAGGGCTACAAAACCGTCATGGTCAACTATAACCCTGAAACCGTTAGTACAGATTATGACGAGGCCGATCGCTTGTACTTTGAGAACATTAACTTGGAGACTGTCTTGGATATCTACCAGTTGGAATCCTCCAGCGGTGTTATCATGTCCATGGGTGGTCAGACTCCAAACAACATCGCCCTGCCTCTCCACCGTCTCAATGTCCGCATTCTCGGAACCTCTCCTGAGATGATCGACGGAGCTGAGAACAGATACAAGTTCTCGCGTATGCTCGACCGTATCGGTGTCGATCAGCCGGCGTGGAAGGAGCTTACTAGCATCGAGGAAGCAACCGGCTTCTGCGACAAAGTTGGCTACCCTGTGCTTGTCCGACCCTCCTATGTGCTTTCAGGAGCTGCCATGAACACTGTCTACTCTGAGCATGATCTTGCTAGCTATCTTAACCAAGCCGCTGAGGTTTCGCGCGAGCATCCTGTTGTTATCACCAAGTACATTGAGAATGccaaggagattgagatGGACGCTGTGGCACTTAACGGTACCATGGTTGGACATTTTATCTCCGAGCACGTCGAGAATGCTGGTGTCCACTCGGGTGACGCCACATTGATCTTGCCCCCCCAGGATCTGGACCCGGAGACCGTCCGGCGCATCGAGGAGGCTACTAGGAAGATCGGTAATGCCCTTAATGTCACTGGTCCTTACAACATCCAATTCATCGCAAAGGACAATGATATCAAGGTCATCGAATGTAACGTCAGAGCTTCTCGTTCCTTCCCATTCGTTTCCAAAGTCATGGGAGTCGACCTCATTGAGATGGCCACCAAGGCGATGCTCGGTGTTCCCTTCCAGGAATACCCTCCTGTCAGTGTTCCTAAGGACTATGTTGGCGTGAAGGTGCCCcagttctccttctcccgtCTCTCTGGAGCCGATCCCGTCTTGGGTGTCGAGATGGCCTCCACCGGTGAAGTTGCTTCCTTCGGCCGCGACAAGTACGAAGCTTATCTCAAGGCACTTTTGTCGACTGGTTTCCGCCTGCCGAAGCGCAATGTGCTGTTCTCTATCGGTTCATACAAAGAGAAACTCGAGATGTTACCATCAATTCGCAAGCTGCACCAGATTGGGTTCAACCTCTTTGCTACCTCTGGTACCGCCGATTTCCTGAAGGAGAACGGTGTCCCTGTTAAGTACCTCGAGATCCTGCCAGGCCAAGAGGATGAACTCAAGTCCGAGTACTCGCTCACTCAGCACTTGTCGAACAACCTCATCGACCTCTACATCAATTTGCCGTCTAGCAACCGATTCAGGCGCCCTGCCAACTATATGAGTAAGGGTTACCGTACTCGCCGAATGGCGGTTGACTACCAAACCCCCTTGGTCACCAATGTCAAGAACGCCAAGATCCTGATTGAAGCTATTGCTCGTCACTATGACCTGGCCGTCCAGACCATTGATTACCAGACCAGCCATCGCACTGTCACCCTTCCTGGCTTGATCAACGTTGCCGCTTTCGTGCCCGGCCTCATGACTCCTGGCTCCAAGGACTTCGAGC CTGTCGGTGAACTTGGACCTCCCTTGTATCCCACCGTCTCGCaaacttcctctcctctgcATGAAATGCTCTCCCGGTCAACTTTCAGACAGAAGCATGTGCTCTCTGTCGGCCAGTTCACTCGTGCCGACCTACACTTGCTCTTCACTGTGGCTCAAGAGATGCGTCTTGGGGTTCAACGCCAGGGCGTCCTCGATGTTCTGAAGGGCCGTGTCCTTTGTACCCTCTTTTATGAGCCTTCGACCAGAACGTCGGCTTCATTTGACGCTGCTATGCAGCGTCTGGGAGGACGTACCATTGCCATCTCTACGGAACATTCTTCGACAAAGAAGGGTGAGACCTTGCAAGATACCCTCCGAACCCTCGGCTGCTACGGAGACGCTGTCGTTCTCCGCCACCCTGACCCGGCCAGCACTGAAGTCGCTGCCAAGTTCTCCCCCGTTCCCGTCATCAACGGTGGAAATGGAAGTGTCGAGCACCCCACGCAGGCATTCCTTGATCTCTTCACCATCCGCGAAGAACTGGGAACTGTTACTGGCTTGACGATTACCTTCACTGGTGACCTGAGATATGGTCGCACCGTCCATTCTCTCATTAAGCTGCTCCAGTTCTACGACGTGCGGGTGCAGCTCGTCGCCCCTAAGGATTTGTCCTTGCCGGAAGAGGTTCGTCAGCAAGTTATTGCTTCTGGCCAGCTGGTTGTGGAGTCCGAGGAATTGACTCCGGAGATTGTTGCCCGCTCCGACGTTTTGTACTCTACGCGCGTCCAGAAGGAGCGTTTCGCCGACCTGGAGCAGTATGAGCGTCTCAAGAACAGCTTCGTCATCGACAATGCTCTTCTCAAGCACGCTAAGAGCCACATGGTTGTGATGCACCCCTTGCCCAGAAATGCGGAGATTGCGGAGGAGGTCGACTTCGACCAGCGGGCGGCTTATTTCAGACAG ATGAGATATGGCCTCTACTGTCGCATGGCTTTGCTTGCATTGATTCTGGCGCCTTAG